From the genome of Actinomycetes bacterium, one region includes:
- a CDS encoding metalloregulator ArsR/SmtB family transcription factor has product ALGDPTRLRILGLLQAEGELSAGELTRRLAQPQPKVSNHLACLRWCGFVATRRDHRVVYYRLADDRVAAMLELARGLLADNADHVAACCRIAKS; this is encoded by the coding sequence GCGCCCTCGGGGATCCGACCCGGCTGCGCATCCTCGGGCTGCTCCAGGCCGAAGGCGAGCTGTCGGCCGGGGAGTTGACCCGCCGGCTCGCCCAACCCCAGCCCAAGGTCTCCAACCACCTGGCCTGCCTGCGCTGGTGCGGGTTCGTCGCCACCCGCCGCGACCACCGGGTCGTCTACTACCGGCTGGCCGACGACCGGGTCGCCGCCATGCTGGAACTGGCCCGCGGGCTACTGGCCGACAACGCCGACCACGTGGCCGCCTGCTGCCGCATCGCCAAGAGCTAA